In one Stegostoma tigrinum isolate sSteTig4 chromosome 28, sSteTig4.hap1, whole genome shotgun sequence genomic region, the following are encoded:
- the perm1 gene encoding PGC-1 and ERR-induced regulator in muscle protein 1, whose protein sequence is MDDFGYSFHQGERDWPLFDSVPEECQCILKPSLATSEDSDLSEDSEKILRSHPKRSKRVNLNRSRHSPGPADMAMPCMQRIDRGEGLAMFRSRGRPTLAGHFSLEHESVIYSSEDVLSAAEDELELELVNEFLTATGHTVPRGNLSRGQQRFLISGESLQASRTPQHLLASTSEASYSTHPSNSITCTMVNHSHDRSACTRPSFTLDMDDYAENVLDHDCYKNHIEMVKDDHLDVGFRYSQGHQEHASTLPELWDNALLQGQHNEIGETAASNGTQSQSVLEKDFNAQAFATVSEDNQFPTSRDPSPCLELKPAAKGKLEEDYSITCPEIYEYFYEDFGEEGDDDALLFLRVPSVFKRVKRGNHEPRKINLLTIIKSLVHKYLHPTQQGQTALVSFRSSNTAESTRAYSSSDLGSLNNALVKYSEGEGSQTMMESTIQRGRGHSCLSCTRKDFCLFCFACASWAMKSAASQSDMWKAALLVNISAISAVRYFRTLAKRENSKYLALQDSEHKEPWEE, encoded by the exons ATGGATGATTTTGGTTACAGCTTCCACCAGGGGGAGAGAGATTGGCCATTGTTCGACAGCGTTCCTGAAGAGTGCCAATGCATCTTAAAGCCTTCCCTGGCCACCTCGGAAGATTCCGACCTCAGTGAGGACTCTGAGAAGATCTTACGCTCTCACCCCAAGAGGAGCAAGAGGGTCAATCTTAACAGATCTCGCCACTCCCCTGGCCCGGCAGACATGGCTATGCCATGCATGCAGAGGATAGACAGAGGAGAGGGGCTGGCAATGTTTCGGAGCAGAGGTAGACCCACTTTAGCCGGGCATTTTTCTCTGGAGCACGAAAGCGTGATCTACTCCTCTGAGGATGTCTTGTCTGCCGCTGAAGATGAATTGGAGCTGGAACTTGTAAACGAGTTTTTGACAGCTACCGGTCACACGGTGCCAAGGGGCAATCTGTCCAGGGGGCAACAACGTTTCTTGATTTCTGGCGAGAGTCTTCAAGCTTCCAGAACCCCGCAACACCTTCTCGCTTCCACTTCTGAAGCTTCATACTCTACACATCCATCCAATTCCATCACCTGCACCATGGTTAACCATTCTCACGACAGGAGTGCCTGCACTAGACCCAGCTTCACATTGGACATGGACGACTATGCCGAAAATGTGCTTGACCACGACTGTTATAAGAACCATATAGAGATGGTCAAGGATGACCATTTAGATGTTGGATTTAGATACTCGCAGGGACATCAGGAACATGCCAGCACCCTCCCAGAACTGTGGGACAATGCATTGCTCCAGGGCCAGCACAACGAGATTGGAGAAACTGCTGCTTCCAATGGCACTCAATCACAAAGTGTTTTAGAAAAGGATTTCAATGCCCAAGCTTTTGCCACTGTGTCAGAGGACAATCAATTTCCAACAAGCAGGGACCCTTCACCTTGTCTGGAATTAAAGCCAGCTGCGAAAGGAAAACTTGAGGAAGATTATTCCATCACGTGCCCTGAAATTTATGAGTATTTTTACGAGGACTTTGGAGAGGAAGGGGATGATGATGCTTTGCTATTTTTGCGTGTGCCTTCTGTGTTCAAGCGTGTAAAGCGAGGGAACCACGAACCCAGGAAAATTAATTTATTGACTATCATTAAGTCTTTGGTGCATAAATACTTACATCCAACACAGCAAGGGCAAACAGCTCTGGTGTCCTTTAGGAGTTCCAACACAGCTGAAAGCACGAGGGCTTATAGCAGTTCTGACCTTGGATCACTAAACAATGCATTAGTGAAGTACTCAGAAGGTGAAGGAAGTCAGACAATGATGGAAAGCACCATACAGAGAG GGAGAGGACATTCCTGTCTGTCCTGCACTCGGAAagatttctgtttattttgtttcgCTTGCGCTTCGTGGGCTATGAAATCAGCAGCTTCCCAGTCAGATATGTGGAAAGCTG CTTTGCTGGTGAATATCAGTGCCATCTCTGCAGTGAGATACTTCAGGACACTTGCAAAAAGGGAAAATTCTAAGTACTTGGCCCTCCAGGACTCCGAACATAAAGAACCTTGGGAAGAATGA